The Apium graveolens cultivar Ventura chromosome 10, ASM990537v1, whole genome shotgun sequence nucleotide sequence CAAAATTATAGTAAAGTTGCTGCAGCAAAGATGCTCGTAAGTCTGAAGAATTGGCTGCACCATTTTTGCTTCTTGCCACTTCATTATCTTTATCATTCAAATTATAATTTACAGGGATGGAAACAATAAACATATTTGTTATTCACATTGCATTAATATTCATTCTTTCAAAATGCTTTAGATAATTAGATACATTAATATTGGGTAGATAACTAAAAGTAGCTTCAGGAGGTATGGCAAAATATGGGGCAAGCAGTGTGAATCCAATCATCAGTTTTCATAAAAATGGCGATTTAGAAGGAACAGCTAGTTGCAGATCACATTAGTAGTCATCTTTCTAATTTGGCATTGGGAAAATCAAACTGACGGAAAATACTTATTGAGGTTGAAGGGCAGTGAATAGAATTCCTCACTTCGTACATCAGTCTTATAGGACCGGAACTTGTCCCACCAGTGTTTACCTCTGTCTTTTCTGATTGAACTATCCTTTTTATGTAATGTGTTATCAAGGAAATATGCTACTATGCCAGCAATGAAAGCTTCAGACTGGAATGGGACATTAATGATGTCGTTGAACTgacaaatcaaaagaaaaacaATTTTTCAGCATCTCACAGACTTCAGGAACTGCAATTTAAAAACCATAGTAAAGATATTTTAGTTCCTACCCAACTCCCAGTCGTGTGAACAGGGCCATAACCTTTTATTGCGGTATACTCGTTAAAGTATTGGGCAATCGAGAATCCCAAAAATATTGAGAAGCCAAGGATGAATTTTGTCCGGAAACTGTTAAGGTtacagaattgaaggaaactcAAACCCACCCCACCTGCACAACATGATTGGAAGATTGACCATCAATATTTCTAGATTGCAGAAAATAAATCTTAAACACATCACCATTATTCTTTTCTGTAATCTGTACCTACCAACGTAGGCAAAGAATAGACAATACAATGCAGCAAAGATTGGCGATGGGATAGAAGCGAATACTGCCCCAAACTTTCCTGCAGGATCATTGTAAAAGCGCTCAAGTTATAACAAACTGCACATAAAAACAGAACCTATAAATATTGACATAAACAAAGAAGCTTACCCAGGATGGAAAAGAAGATCATAAAGCACGCAGATATCTGTACAACTCTTCGACTGCCCACCCGAGTTAATGCTAAAAGACCAGCATTCTCTCTGCAGACAAAACAAGCATTGACTAACAAATATATGGTGCCCATAGTCAATCTTTATAAACATGGTCATCCAGGAAAAAGGTTGTCAAGTTGTGAGGCATCTTACATAGATACTGAAGATCCATTTCCAGTCCCAAATATCCCCGACAGCAAAATTCCAATTCCCTGATAAAATTATAAAGCTTTCAGTACTAAGATTATCAAAGAGTAACCCGGATATCATGTGTGTCCTTCACAGGTTTTGTTTTTTTAAAAGGAGTGTTGTGGTCAAAGAGTTTAATTTTCCTAGCTCCAGCTTAGGTCAGCTATCTGGTTATGTTTGGCAGTAAAGGTCACATATATGTTCACCTGTTTACGTAAACCAGGATACTCGTTGCGGAACTCTTACGTTCTTATTCTTCATTTTAAGTATGCTTGTAGATCTTTGCGCTATTTATATGTGCATAGGTGGAGACTAGAGGACATAAATTCTACAAGAAAATGATCTAAGCAAAGGAATCTCAGGAAAATCTGAAATCAGAAGGTCAATAATTTACCTGCCAACCCACACCACGGCTAAGAATAGAAGGGGGCAAGTGAGTCGCACTTGCATATCGTGCTACTGCAATAAAGCCACCAGTGGACTGCAGATACCAATAAAAAGGATGTAACACTGAATTAAGTACTTATGTAAAGATTCATTTTCGGGTGAATGCTAAGGTGGTGGGATTCACATTGTCATTAAAACAAGAAGATCATGTCTGCTGCATGTATTTATTTTTTGACTATATAAAAAAACATAAGATAACAAGTATAAGTTATTGAATATTATACACGTTCTTATGTATTTTCTGAAATATTGCAGttttttataaggatttataaaTCATACAAACCTCTACAAGAGAAACAAATGTAGCCATCATCATAGCAAAAGCTTCACCCGCATCAAATGAAGGTGCTCCCCATTGAAATGGATATGGAACTCTTATCCTGCAAATACAGAGAGCTATCCATTTTACATGACGATACCTGAATGCTTTACATACTGCAGCACTTTCTAAACTAATCGAAGTAAGCTTAGTTTCATGTTAAATAGGTGTAAACAGATTCACGAGACGCAAGCATTGAAGTCTGATAAATTAAATGAACAAAAACTTTGCATAAAGTTGTACTAAAGAAAAAATAAATTCATGCATTTGCTCACTTTGGTTATTAGACAGAATACCCCCTCCCTATCTCTAAAAGACAAAGCAAACTATTTCAGAATTTTAAACACTGCTATTTTATCGTGTTTCATATTATTATATATCAGTTGCTATCGTATATTATGTTAGCTACTCAAAGGGCAATTACGTTGAAGCAGCATAAGATTCATTAGGAAAAAAATATAACCACACAAGATACTGCTGAAACAGTTA carries:
- the LOC141691838 gene encoding nucleobase-ascorbate transporter 6-like, with amino-acid sequence MAGGGGKAEEPGPHPPKDQLPNVSYCITSPPPWPEAILLGFQHFIVMLATTVIIPTALVPQMGGGNEEKAKVVQTVLLVAGINTLLQTTFGSRLPAVIGGSYTFVAPTISIILSGRWSDQDPVARFKKIMRAVQGALIIASTLQIVLGFSGLWRNVTRFLSPLSAVPLVALTGFGLYEFGFPGVAKCVEIGLPELIILIIFSQYLPHILKPGKHIFDRFAVLFSVVIVWIYAHLLTVGGAYNNTSPNTQTSCRTDRAGLIGGAPWIRVPYPFQWGAPSFDAGEAFAMMMATFVSLVESTGGFIAVARYASATHLPPSILSRGVGWQGIGILLSGIFGTGNGSSVSIENAGLLALTRVGSRRVVQISACFMIFFSILGKFGAVFASIPSPIFAALYCLFFAYVGGVGLSFLQFCNLNSFRTKFILGFSIFLGFSIAQYFNEYTAIKGYGPVHTTGSWFNDIINVPFQSEAFIAGIVAYFLDNTLHKKDSSIRKDRGKHWWDKFRSYKTDVRSEEFYSLPFNLNKYFPSV